The following are from one region of the Methanococcoides methylutens genome:
- the nikR gene encoding nickel-responsive transcriptional regulator NikR produces the protein MEQELMRIGVSLPDNLLTKFDSIIERRGYSSRSEGIRDAIRNYINQYEWMSDIRGRRVGTITVIYDHTKRGLSNAIADIQHDYSELIKSSVHIHLDHDNCLEVIIFDGEGEHVKDMDERLMALKGVKYVKLNTAPPAEKI, from the coding sequence ATGGAACAGGAACTTATGAGAATAGGGGTGTCACTTCCAGACAACCTTCTGACCAAATTTGACTCGATCATTGAACGCAGAGGATATTCATCCCGCTCCGAGGGGATCAGAGATGCCATTCGGAACTACATAAACCAGTACGAATGGATGAGCGACATAAGGGGACGCCGTGTTGGCACCATCACAGTGATATATGACCATACAAAAAGAGGACTTTCCAATGCTATTGCAGATATCCAGCACGATTATTCAGAACTTATAAAATCCTCCGTACACATCCACCTTGACCATGACAATTGCCTTGAAGTAATAATATTTGATGGGGAAGGGGAGCATGTAAAGGATATGGATGAGAGGCTCATGGCGCTTAAAGGTGTCAAATACGTTAAGCTCAATACAGCACCACCGGCAGAAAAGATCTGA
- the purC gene encoding phosphoribosylaminoimidazolesuccinocarboxamide synthase translates to MKTEELYSGKAKTIYKTDNPSELISEFRDSLTAFDGKKKSEAAKKGYYNAQISRKIFEMLEEEGIKTHYLGMVSDTEMLVKKVEIVLIEVIPRNIAAGSITRKYPIEEGTVFKEPVLVFDYKSDEYADPMINDDIAVAMGIATREEIDYIRSMAFKINDILKSYFESKGFLLPDFKLEFGRVDGEIVLADEISCDTCRFWDVETGASMDKDIFRFDKGDLSKAYEEVARRLVPEIF, encoded by the coding sequence ATGAAAACGGAAGAACTTTACTCAGGCAAAGCTAAGACCATCTACAAGACTGACAACCCCTCTGAGCTTATTTCAGAGTTCAGAGACAGTCTCACCGCTTTTGACGGAAAGAAGAAGAGCGAGGCAGCAAAGAAAGGCTATTACAACGCCCAGATCTCAAGGAAGATCTTCGAGATGCTTGAGGAAGAAGGTATCAAGACTCACTATCTTGGCATGGTATCCGACACAGAGATGCTCGTGAAGAAAGTGGAGATCGTTCTCATAGAAGTAATTCCAAGGAACATTGCAGCAGGTTCTATCACACGCAAGTATCCAATAGAAGAGGGTACTGTTTTCAAGGAACCGGTGCTGGTATTTGATTACAAGAGTGACGAGTATGCCGATCCGATGATCAACGATGATATTGCTGTCGCAATGGGCATTGCAACCCGCGAAGAGATCGACTACATACGCAGTATGGCATTCAAGATCAACGACATCCTTAAGAGTTACTTCGAAAGCAAAGGTTTCCTGCTTCCTGACTTCAAACTGGAGTTCGGAAGGGTGGATGGAGAGATCGTACTTGCAGACGAGATCTCATGTGACACCTGCAGGTTCTGGGATGTCGAGACCGGAGCGTCCATGGATAAGGATATATTCAGGTTTGACAAGGGTGACCTTTCAAAAGCATATGAAGAGGTTGCACGTCGCCTTGTCCCTGAGATCTTCTGA
- a CDS encoding protoporphyrinogen/coproporphyrinogen oxidase → MVKYDVIVVGAGASGLLTALTLSKHGKKVLVLEKMHDVGGNCNSYTVDGYQVDTGPHAITHLVEGPLRRLMDNYFDYQPVFENYGHYYVRTEDRFLKVPSTIRDFVTFDVFPRLDRLAITQSITKALTLSSFGVDLSRQSVSDSLPANLSKETYEFADAISYFLSGRSMSETSAQRVLAGSSFVRDSVTQEQFEEFIKEEKVPRPESILQSVLPSNLHTSLHSRINNVSSLGRLATNKVHVSQGYPRKGLKALLNAILYSLPSSVEIKTGCKVERILTKEGKAYGVEADTIYESDLVIYTGFASSLPSLMEDLPSSYLELLDGIVHSKSLTVWLGLDRVMDEFNYMGSEIWFKDTPYWAMPISNYDASLAPKDKQLVGFAFFLDEKEDIKKGIKNAYETIYSAIPSIQDRVEMNHDQLLVPEKAAVTIDGKFADIRSPVKNLYIAGTDTDKRSMGVTRAAYSVIELLKVLNEDGNLH, encoded by the coding sequence ATGGTAAAATATGATGTCATCGTGGTCGGAGCCGGCGCAAGCGGGCTGCTGACCGCACTTACATTATCCAAGCATGGCAAGAAAGTGCTCGTGCTTGAAAAGATGCATGATGTGGGGGGAAACTGCAACAGCTATACGGTAGATGGTTATCAGGTGGACACCGGTCCTCATGCTATCACTCATCTTGTAGAGGGGCCGCTCAGGCGCCTGATGGATAATTATTTTGATTACCAGCCGGTCTTTGAGAACTATGGTCACTATTATGTGAGGACAGAGGACCGTTTCCTTAAGGTTCCATCCACTATCCGTGACTTCGTGACCTTTGATGTGTTCCCAAGGCTTGATCGCCTTGCTATCACTCAGTCCATCACAAAGGCCCTTACTCTTTCCTCGTTCGGTGTCGATCTCTCAAGACAGTCTGTTTCTGACTCCCTTCCGGCAAATCTCTCAAAGGAGACCTATGAGTTTGCAGATGCGATCTCCTATTTCCTTTCAGGTCGCTCCATGAGTGAGACCTCTGCTCAGAGAGTACTTGCAGGCAGCAGTTTTGTCAGGGATAGTGTAACACAGGAGCAATTCGAGGAATTCATAAAAGAAGAGAAAGTACCACGCCCGGAGTCAATTCTCCAGTCCGTCCTGCCTTCGAATTTGCACACATCCCTTCATTCAAGGATCAACAATGTTTCCAGTCTTGGGAGGCTTGCGACCAACAAGGTCCATGTATCCCAGGGCTATCCTCGTAAAGGGCTAAAGGCACTGCTTAATGCGATCCTTTATTCGCTTCCTTCATCTGTGGAGATCAAGACGGGGTGCAAGGTGGAGCGCATACTTACAAAGGAAGGGAAAGCATATGGTGTTGAAGCGGATACGATCTATGAGAGCGATCTTGTGATATACACAGGCTTTGCATCATCTTTACCATCCCTTATGGAGGATCTGCCTTCATCATATCTGGAACTTCTGGATGGCATCGTTCATAGCAAAAGCCTTACTGTATGGCTGGGTCTTGACAGGGTCATGGATGAGTTCAATTACATGGGCTCAGAGATCTGGTTCAAGGACACCCCGTATTGGGCCATGCCAATCAGTAATTATGATGCATCTCTTGCTCCAAAGGACAAACAACTTGTTGGTTTTGCTTTCTTCCTTGATGAGAAAGAGGACATAAAAAAAGGAATAAAAAATGCTTATGAGACCATCTACAGTGCGATCCCTTCTATACAGGACCGCGTGGAAATGAACCACGATCAGTTACTTGTGCCCGAAAAGGCAGCAGTGACAATTGATGGTAAATTTGCTGATATCCGCTCCCCTGTTAAGAACCTGTACATTGCAGGAACGGATACTGACAAGCGCAGCATGGGTGTTACCCGAGCTGCTTATTCTGTCATTGAATTATTGAAAGTACTGAACGAGGACGGTAATCTTCACTGA